A stretch of Coccidioides posadasii str. Silveira chromosome 2, complete sequence DNA encodes these proteins:
- a CDS encoding uncharacterized protein (EggNog:ENOG410PYVI) — protein MSVPIHTTKRVSLPCGDIIVTAGREKYRAMVPPSASSLRILGSLADYYDVAEYRTNGRSALLNERPFFTFGETIQKGPHGELVAAIPNTSAPVIDKRGNPLDLAHFPEGLPVPLVELTETERIFEADTDCKIIITPEGGICEAAPPGHGWVWYKKHMEDLLEDGTRIRVFCGTGIAPVKVNETTGQVVSRRVVHGQLIFNEQEPAFGTFCAVRYATWYYLWGQRGEHIYLARVGIWYAIQRELYEFWNGRTFTHDMDAMEPVLTGYSSGSFFRTNLFGHRYNWGFLGTDMSENPCIIIGYANRAAGPYQMTRVVDFRALSPAYHGSNCVYAHPWALKESDGQLMITWYEDKLSTIIAAKLQLNMRKLTDGPLMQCLRGQRITI, from the coding sequence ATGTCTGTGCCAATTCATACCACTAAGAGGGTTTCACTCCCTTGCGGTGATATCATTGTCACCGCAGGGAGGGAAAAATACCGTGCCATGGTGCCACCGAGTGCTTCGTCTCTCCGAATTCTCGGCAGTCTGGCGGACTATTACGACGTGGCTGAATATAGAACGAACGGACGGTCGGCCCTTCTTAATGAACGTCCCTTTTTCACGTTTGGTGAAACGATCCAGAAAGGTCCCCACGGTGAACTAGTGGCGGCAATCCCCAACACGAGCGCTCCCGTCATCGACAAGCGTGGAAATCCGCTTGATCTGGCGCATTTTCCAGAAGGACTGCCAGTTCCGCTAGTTGAGTTAACCGAGACAGAAAGGATTTTTGAAGCCGACACGGACTGCAAAATTATAATCACTCCAGAGGGAGGTATATGCGAAGCAGCTCCTCCTGGCCACGGGTGGGTATGGTATAAGAAACACATGGAAGACCTGCTGGAAGACGGAACCAGAATCAGAGTCTTTTGTGGAACCGGGATTGCTCCTGTGAAGGTCAATGAGACGACAGGCCAGGTCGTCAGCCGCCGCGTTGTTCATGGGCAGCTAATTTTCAATGAACAAGAGCCCGCATTTGGAACGTTCTGCGCAGTCCGATATGCCACTTGGTATTACCTTTGGGGTCAGCGAGGAGAGCATATATACCTGGCCCGTGTTGGAATTTGGTACGCGATCCAACGTGAATTATACGAATTCTGGAATGGACGCACATTCACCCACGACATGGACGCAATGGAGCCTGTGCTCACCGGCTATTCATCTGGCTCCTTTTTCAGAACGAACCTTTTCGGACATCGTTATAATTGGGGTTTCCTCGGGACCGACATGTCCGAAAATCCTTGCATCATCATTGGATACGCAAACCGTGCTGCAGGGCCATATCAGATGACAAGAGTTGTTGATTTTAGGGCTCTCTCTCCAGCGTACCACGGAAGCAACTGTGTATATGCACACCCGTGGGCATTAAAAGAGAGTGACGGTCAGTTGATGATAACGTGGTACGAGGATAAGCTATCAACTATTATCGCGGCGAAATTGCAGTTGAATATGCGTAAGTTAACCGACGGGCCCCTCATGCAATGCCTGAGAGGACAGCGAATAACAATCTAA
- a CDS encoding uncharacterized protein (BUSCO:411754at4751~EggNog:ENOG410PHGA~COG:A~BUSCO:13307at33183) → MANYLASIFGTEQDKVNCSFYYKIGACRHGDRCSRKHVKPSYSQTILLPNMYQNPAFDPKNKMNPSQLQNHFDAFYEDFWCEMCKYGELEEVVVCDNNNDHLIGNVYARFKYEDSAQNACDALNSRWYAARPIYCELSPVTDFREACCRLNSGEGCVRGGFCNFIHRKEPSAELERDLELSTKKWLKLRGRDERSVSRSPSPEPSKRRH, encoded by the exons ATGGCTAACTATCTCGCCTCTATCTTCGGTACCGAGCAAGATAAG GTCAACTGCTCATTCTATTATAAAATTGGCGCTTGCCGCCATGGCGATCGCTGCTCGCGGAAGCATGTGAAGCCATCCTATTCTCAAACAATTCTCCTGCCGAACATGTACCAGAACCCAGCGTTCGATCCCAAGAACAAAATGAACCCTAGCCAGCTACAGAATCACTTTGACGCATTCTACGAGGACTTTTGGTGCGAAATGTGCAAATATGGCGAGCTAGAGGAGGTGGTTGTCTGTGATAATAACAATGACC ACCTGATCGGCAATGTCTACGCTCGGTTCAAATATGAAGATTCTGCACAAAATGCGTGCGATGCATTAAACTCCCGCTGGTACGCGGCACGGCCCATATACTGCGAATTATCACCTGTGACGGATTTCAGGGAAGCCTGCTGTCGATTAAACAGCGGCGAGGGATGTGTTCGTGGAGGCTTTTGTAATTTTATACATCGTAAAGAACCGAGTGCGGAGTTGGAAAGAGACCTGGAGCTATCGACCAAGAAATGGCTGAAATTGAGAGGCAGAGATGAGCGGAGTGTGAGCCGCAGCCCCAGTCCGGAACCGAGTAAGAGGAGACATTAA
- a CDS encoding uncharacterized protein (EggNog:ENOG410PQB9~COG:S) codes for MLELIEYAPMASQGNPTQVQWSYLVNPDKSPTPQLEQLCLGIALFISNLTKSNTRDLMPDKLATFYQQVGGDYDDIFLRTPPASLSFIYQKLGCFHSLQPTCDAFEAPTIPALLPHGFVRWQTIQLLLCPEEHAFFLQGALKKFNIINPATGEVFPKEIPRSVFPSGPDPEIVQWHESVTQRLEQDFWASKTGIFPRRSSTDNRPNPKGPPGCTTRDCFSSEHPTSRSEQNVPAGMAPHPNFPYPRSSTRVMPNDPSPRSKSPDENARRRGQSGNESSTAVRESRSSQSFRHGRPSPPQEGRRGRSCTPSDLRWSQVMSDSLDSSESESESVPPFREPYQHGPYPTGASDQRRHPHDAGISRQRRWSKSPRRAPDYDPRQEMQSDDFPMDRHSRRYHYAHAYPSDDEDEDEDDAEEELRHNIQKEFIPVSARRYSHQLNQERYTEEPRPQYDYTYRTTSAPTRRALYPTPPNPSTKPIRPRSKEYHVIHPDFTKPDPPTIPAAGFVGAPRHQSYSRTPPTPGGVTYTRYYVPRVESESYHAPSRSRHSSRPRNSGRSRSRGPVERPFSLSGGLTYQSAPGPGKRYRTERD; via the exons ATGCTAGAATTGATCGAATACGCACCCATGGCATCGCAGGGCAACCCGACGCAGGTGCAATGGAGCTATCTGGTTAACCCAGATAAAAGCCCTACTCCTCAGCTTGAACAACTGTGTCTGGGCATTGCACTCTTCATT TCAAACCTGACTAAATCAAATACTCGAGATTTGATGCCGGACAAACTCGCCACCTTTTACCAGCAGGTTGGAGGGGACTACGACGATATCTTCCTACGCACTCCACCTGCCTCTCTATCCTTTATATACCAAAAGCTAGGTTGCTTCCACTCACTCCAGCCGACGTGTGATGCCTTTGAAGCGCCAACTATTCCTGCTCTTCTTCCACATGGTTTCGTCCGGTGGCAGACGATTCAGCTTTTATTGTGCCCTGAAGAGCATGCCTTCTTTTTGCAAGGGGCTTTAAAGAAATTCAATATCATCAACCCCGCCACCGGCGAAGTATTCCCTAAGGAAATCCCAAGGTCAGTATTTCCAAGTGGGCCAGACCCTGAAATAGTGCAGTGGCATGAATCCGTGACGCAAAGGCTGGAACAGGACTTCTGGGCAAGCAAAACTGGGATTTTCCCTCGCCGCTCTTCGACAGACAATCGACCAAATCCGAAAGGCCCTCCTGGATGTACGACTCGTGACTGCTTCTCTAGTGAGCATCCAACCTCGAGATCTGAGCAAAATGTCCCTGCAGGAATGGCTCCTCACCCAAACTTTCCATATCCCCGCTCGAGTACCCGGGTGATGCCTAATGACCCATCGCCGCGGAGCAAAAGCCCGGACGAGAATGCACGAAGGCGTGGCCAAAGTGGAAATGAATCAAGCACTGCAGTTAGAGAGAGCCGTTCTTCTCAGTCTTTTCGTCATGGTCGCCCATCACCCCCACAAGAGGGCAGACGCGGTCGGTCATGCACACCAAGTGATCTTCGCTGGTCGCAAGTAATGTCTGACTCCTTGGATTCGTCTGAATCTGAGTCTGAGAGTGTACCTCCTTTCCGAGAACCTTACCAGCATGGACCATATCCCACCGGGGCATCTGATCAACGTCGACATCCCCACGATGCCGGGATTTCTCGTCAGCGTCGTTGGAGCAAATCACCTCGCAGGGCCCCCGACTACGATCCAAGACAAGAAATGCAATCAGATGATTTTCCAATGGACAGGCACTCTCGGAGATATCACTACGCCCACGCCTATCCCTCagacgatgaagatgaagatgaagacgaCGCGGAGGAAGAGTTACGTCATAACATCCAAAAGGAGTTCATACCGGTATCAGCGCGACGCTACTCCCATCAACTCAATCAGGAGAGGTACACGGAGGAACCCCGTCCTCAGTATGACTATACCTACCGCACCACATCAGCGCCAACTCGCAGAGCCCTTTATCCTACTCCCCCAAATCCATCCACGAAACCTATTCGACCACGGAGCAAAGAATACCACGTCATCCACCCTGACTTCACCAAACCCGATCCTCCCACAATTCCGGCAGCTGGCTTCGTCGGGGCCCCTCGACATCAGTCGTACTCCAGGACTCCTCCAACTCCAGGTGGTGTTACATACACCCGATACTATGTTCCTCGAGTGGAATCCGAGTCGTATCATGCGCCCTCACGGTCTCGTCACAGTTCGAGACCGAGGAACTCAGGGCGAAGTCGAAGTAGAGGCCCCGTAGAACGACCGTTCTCATTGTCGGGCGGCTTGACGTATCAGTCTGCTCCGGGTCCAGGAAAAAGGTATAGAACTGAGCGGGATTAA